The proteins below are encoded in one region of Myxococcales bacterium:
- a CDS encoding shikimate dehydrogenase: MSRFVLLGHPVTHSLSPAIHAAAHGALGLSHSYELLDCPDAAALASAIDRIRSGELAGANVTVPYKERALELADESDGSARETEAANVLALVDGRVTAFNTDVSALAEELGLLAPGATSAVVFGAGGAARAAVRACELGGITELAVVARRFKDDAPAASGEWPRTSGAMTARRLPWPVNPHARSLLFDAISQADVLIQATSAGMTGGPPGLDVSAIIPWDAVPTSALAYDVVYTPAVTPFLEAARVRGLGASGGLGMLVGQAALAFRIWLGVEPPRSVMARAARAALTARGSDGP, encoded by the coding sequence ATGAGCCGCTTCGTTCTGCTTGGCCATCCGGTGACCCACTCGTTGTCCCCCGCCATCCACGCTGCGGCCCATGGCGCTCTCGGCCTCTCGCACAGCTACGAGCTCTTGGACTGTCCGGACGCTGCGGCGCTCGCTAGCGCGATCGACCGCATCCGGAGCGGTGAGCTCGCGGGCGCCAACGTGACCGTCCCTTACAAAGAGCGCGCGCTCGAGCTGGCCGACGAGAGCGACGGCTCCGCGCGCGAGACGGAGGCTGCCAACGTGCTCGCCCTCGTAGATGGCCGGGTCACCGCGTTCAACACCGATGTGTCGGCGCTGGCGGAGGAGCTCGGGCTCCTGGCGCCGGGTGCGACCTCGGCGGTGGTGTTTGGTGCGGGCGGCGCTGCCCGGGCGGCGGTGCGGGCGTGCGAGCTCGGCGGCATCACCGAGCTCGCGGTGGTGGCGCGGCGTTTCAAAGACGATGCGCCGGCGGCGTCGGGAGAGTGGCCGCGCACGAGCGGCGCAATGACTGCGCGCCGCCTGCCGTGGCCCGTGAACCCCCACGCGAGATCGCTGCTGTTCGACGCAATTTCCCAGGCTGACGTGCTGATCCAGGCGACGAGCGCTGGCATGACGGGTGGCCCACCCGGGCTGGATGTGTCGGCAATCATTCCGTGGGACGCCGTTCCCACTTCCGCGCTGGCCTACGACGTGGTCTACACCCCGGCCGTGACGCCGTTCCTGGAGGCTGCCCGGGTGAGGGGGCTCGGCGCGAGCGGGGGCCTGGGCATGCTCGTGGGTCAAGCTGCGCTCGCATTTCGCATCTGGCTCGGCGTCGAGCCGCCCCGTTCGGTAATGGCGCGTGCGGCTCGCGCGGCGTTGACTGCTCGAGGCTCTGACGGCCCATGA
- the xseA gene encoding exodeoxyribonuclease VII large subunit, whose amino-acid sequence MPLPDDVIGVAELDRRLKRAVESVTGREWVEGEIASLKLAPSGHAYFTLKDEREDAVIDCVMYRMNAQRARRHLSDGARVQLSGRATLWAPRGRLQLVAEALRPAGRGALLEALEQLKARLLAEGLFAEDKKRALPAEPRVVGVVTSAVGAAFHDIRTVAFRRGGARLVLCPALVQGEGAPDSIVAAINLAERYPGLDVLIVGRGGGSAEDLMAFNDERVVRRIAATVVPVVSAVGHETDVTLADLAADVRAATPSVAAELVIPDAAARRQLLSRNRRNLARAMRARVFEERSRVDRMRARLSDPRFVIAARQQGLDELLARLERIEARRIARCRAALEETHRRLSAEDPRAVLARAHAQLSPLAARLDALARARLALSGTALGELVARLHALSPLAVLARGYAIATTEDGRAIRSAEEVRVGSGISLRVHAGQIEAQVTATKTGEPA is encoded by the coding sequence GTGCCCCTGCCGGACGACGTAATCGGTGTCGCCGAGCTCGACCGGCGACTCAAGCGAGCGGTGGAGTCGGTCACCGGGCGTGAGTGGGTGGAGGGCGAAATCGCTTCGCTCAAGCTGGCCCCGAGTGGGCACGCCTACTTCACCTTGAAGGACGAGCGCGAGGACGCCGTGATCGACTGCGTGATGTATCGCATGAACGCGCAGCGCGCGCGCCGTCACCTGAGCGATGGCGCGCGGGTGCAGCTCTCCGGTCGTGCCACGCTCTGGGCGCCGCGCGGACGGCTGCAGCTCGTGGCCGAGGCGTTGCGTCCAGCGGGTCGGGGCGCGCTGCTCGAAGCCCTCGAACAACTCAAGGCGCGGCTGCTCGCGGAGGGGCTCTTCGCTGAGGACAAGAAGCGTGCGCTGCCCGCCGAGCCCAGGGTGGTGGGTGTGGTGACGAGCGCGGTCGGCGCAGCCTTTCACGACATCCGCACCGTGGCGTTTCGCCGCGGCGGAGCTCGTCTGGTGTTGTGTCCGGCCCTGGTGCAGGGGGAGGGAGCGCCCGATAGCATCGTCGCTGCCATCAATCTCGCCGAGCGCTATCCCGGTCTCGACGTGTTGATCGTCGGCCGCGGTGGCGGCTCCGCCGAGGATCTGATGGCCTTCAACGACGAGCGCGTGGTGCGTCGCATCGCCGCAACCGTCGTGCCCGTGGTCAGCGCCGTCGGTCACGAGACGGACGTAACCCTGGCGGATCTGGCGGCGGACGTGCGCGCGGCGACGCCCTCCGTGGCCGCCGAGCTGGTCATCCCGGACGCGGCCGCACGCCGCCAGCTGCTCTCCAGAAATCGCCGGAACTTGGCGCGTGCGATGCGGGCGCGAGTCTTCGAAGAGCGCTCTCGAGTCGATCGCATGCGTGCGCGGCTCAGCGACCCACGCTTCGTGATCGCCGCGCGACAACAGGGGCTCGACGAGCTCTTGGCTCGACTCGAACGCATCGAAGCGCGGAGGATCGCCCGCTGCCGTGCTGCGCTGGAAGAGACACATCGCCGGCTGAGCGCGGAGGACCCGCGCGCCGTGCTCGCTCGGGCCCACGCGCAGCTCTCACCGCTCGCCGCGCGGCTCGACGCTCTGGCGCGAGCCCGTCTCGCGCTGTCTGGCACGGCCTTGGGCGAGCTCGTGGCGCGGCTGCACGCACTGTCGCCTCTGGCGGTGCTCGCGCGCGGCTACGCCATCGCAACGACCGAAGACGGACGCGCGATCCGCAGCGCGGAGGAGGTCCGGGTGGGGTCTGGGATTTCGCTGCGAGTTCACGCAGGCCAGATCGAGGCGCAGGTCACGGCCACGAAGACTGGCGAGCCGGCCTGA